One segment of Nostoc flagelliforme CCNUN1 DNA contains the following:
- a CDS encoding shikimate kinase, giving the protein MKTLFILVGPKGAGKTHIGTLVNAQMAIKFLPVEPIWIDYLKNGTKDRDGWDIVEEEINRVFESNDKVMIESLGAGEGFARLHKSLKNKYQIKFIKVESALDKCLERVRNRDSTTHIPISAESKLWRTATLL; this is encoded by the coding sequence ATGAAAACGCTATTCATCTTAGTTGGCCCAAAAGGAGCGGGTAAAACTCACATTGGAACCTTGGTCAATGCTCAGATGGCAATCAAATTTCTTCCTGTAGAGCCAATATGGATTGATTATTTAAAGAATGGAACCAAAGATCGAGATGGATGGGATATTGTTGAGGAAGAAATTAACCGAGTATTTGAAAGCAATGATAAGGTAATGATCGAATCCCTCGGTGCGGGAGAGGGTTTTGCTAGGTTGCATAAGTCTTTAAAGAATAAGTATCAAATCAAGTTTATTAAAGTTGAATCGGCATTGGATAAGTGCTTAGAACGAGTGAGAAATCGAGATAGCACCACTCATATTCCAATATCTGCCGAGTCAAAACTATGGCGTACAGCGACTTTACTCTAG
- a CDS encoding TraX family protein yields the protein MTVKLNLMIKFSAFSIKILAAVFMVMDHVCYLLMPDFLILHFIGRLSFPLFAWLLAKGEKHTQNVYRYGGRLLITAIISQPIYTVVFQKFSFNILFTLFLGLVMLRLVKLCPQLWQQLIIIGLCAVVSEVLGFEYGGYGIAVILLMSLIDKLNSRVWLLYWYILHLILVILSINYIFQIWAIFAGFIVFQFNGRQGSRARWFYVFYPAHIIILGVINYLIQSR from the coding sequence TTGACGGTAAAACTTAACCTTATGATTAAATTTTCAGCTTTCAGCATTAAAATCTTAGCAGCAGTCTTCATGGTTATGGATCATGTGTGCTATTTGCTAATGCCAGACTTTTTAATATTGCACTTTATTGGGCGATTGAGCTTTCCCCTCTTTGCATGGCTTCTGGCTAAAGGCGAAAAACACACCCAAAATGTGTACCGCTATGGAGGCAGGCTATTAATTACAGCAATTATATCTCAGCCAATCTATACTGTTGTTTTCCAAAAGTTCTCATTTAATATTCTCTTCACGCTTTTTCTTGGACTTGTGATGTTGCGCTTAGTAAAGCTTTGTCCGCAATTATGGCAGCAATTAATAATTATTGGATTGTGTGCAGTAGTTTCTGAGGTCTTGGGCTTTGAGTATGGCGGATATGGGATTGCAGTAATTTTATTGATGTCTTTAATAGACAAACTAAATTCCAGAGTATGGTTGCTCTACTGGTACATCTTGCACTTGATTTTAGTAATTCTATCTATAAATTATATATTTCAAATTTGGGCAATTTTTGCAGGATTCATTGTTTTTCAATTCAATGGTAGACAAGGTTCACGGGCTAGATGGTTTTATGTGTTCTACCCCGCTCATATAATAATTTTAGGTGTAATCAATTATTTAATACAGTCCAGGTAG
- a CDS encoding orange carotenoid protein N-terminal domain-containing protein, whose amino-acid sequence MSYTIESARNIFSSTQVADAVPATTAMFAKLNVDDQLAFLWYAYAELGRTITPAAPGKANLQLMEGIFNDIKQMSHEQQTQLMRDLASNADTPISRSYAYFGVNAKLGFWWQLGEWMKQGIVAPMPAGYQMSTQVKAVLEAVQRIDQSQQITVLRNTVVNMGFDPSLADKQQAEVINFKFPRASLSPQFTIEGVTEPTVLKYIEAMNADNFEAAVALFANNGALQPPFQKPIVGREAITAYLRDEGQGLVMKPTKGVSETIEDGYTQHKVTGTVETPWFGGNVGMNIAWRFLLDPQGQIYFVAIDLLASPKELLNLTRK is encoded by the coding sequence ATGAGTTATACTATCGAATCTGCACGGAATATTTTTTCTAGCACTCAAGTGGCAGATGCTGTTCCAGCCACTACAGCAATGTTTGCTAAACTCAACGTTGACGATCAATTGGCATTTCTCTGGTATGCCTACGCTGAACTAGGTCGTACAATTACTCCAGCTGCTCCCGGAAAAGCAAATCTCCAATTAATGGAAGGTATATTCAACGATATTAAGCAGATGTCTCATGAACAACAAACGCAGTTAATGAGAGATTTAGCGAGTAATGCAGATACTCCTATCAGCCGTTCTTATGCATACTTTGGAGTCAATGCCAAGCTAGGATTCTGGTGGCAGTTAGGAGAGTGGATGAAACAGGGTATTGTCGCTCCTATGCCAGCAGGCTATCAAATGTCAACCCAAGTTAAAGCAGTGCTAGAAGCTGTTCAGAGAATCGATCAGAGTCAGCAAATTACTGTACTACGCAATACTGTAGTAAATATGGGGTTTGATCCGTCTCTGGCTGATAAACAACAGGCAGAAGTCATAAACTTTAAGTTCCCCCGTGCATCCCTAAGTCCCCAATTTACTATTGAGGGAGTTACAGAACCAACGGTGCTGAAATACATTGAAGCCATGAATGCAGATAACTTTGAAGCTGCTGTTGCTTTATTTGCTAACAATGGTGCGCTGCAACCACCCTTCCAAAAACCAATTGTTGGTCGAGAAGCTATCACTGCATACCTACGAGATGAGGGACAAGGGTTAGTGATGAAGCCAACCAAAGGTGTTTCGGAAACTATAGAAGATGGTTATACACAACATAAAGTTACTGGTACAGTCGAAACTCCTTGGTTTGGAGGTAATGTTGGGATGAACATTGCTTGGCGATTTTTACTCGATCCTCAAGGTCAAATTTACTTCGTGGCTATTGACTTACTTGCTTCTCCCAAAGAACTGCTTAACCTAACTCGCAAGTAA